tagtatgtcaaagaaggTCTGGAAGATGTAAGATGCAAACTCCACAAAAAAGGGTCTAATTACTGGTGCTAGTTGGAGCATTGCTGGCAACTGAGCCACCAAATAAAGTGTGTTGAAAACACTCATGGTATAGTAAGtcaaagaaagacaataaaaagtcatagtatagaatgttgacaaaaagtgagaaaattcattacatagactgtaaaaaaaaataaaataataataataaaagtataatatgttgaataaagtgatgaaaaagtcacggtatagtatgtcaaaaaaggtcataaaaaggtcaGTATAGTATATCTAAAAaatcatgtgaaaaaaatgtgaaacacatcacaaaaagtcatagtatagtatgtcaaaaaaaaggtcataatattagtatgacaaaaaagtcatagtacagtatattaaaaaaaagtcgtagtataaaatgtcaaataaagagtataataatatataataattaaatatatataaaatataaataaaatataatatactataaaaagtcatagtatagtgtgtcgaaaaaagttatagtaagTCAAAGATAGTCTGGAATAACATGAACTCCACAAAAAAGGGCCAGCCTGGACTGGGAATCTAACGGAATTAGCATTCACACAATAATAGGGAGCCAAATGAGTACGCACTTCTCCAAGATGGCGGGAGTGAAGAGGATGTGCAGCGGCCACTGGACCTTGTAGGTGAGACCGAGAGCTGCCCAACCTGAGGGAGGGACCTCACGAGGGGACGTGTCTTGTGGAGGAGTGGCTCCATCTCTGGCACCTGTCgcctctaaaaaaaacaaaaaaacagccaggCTCAATAACCATTAAAGACAGGGTTGATTATGTTGAAGAGCGAGCAAGATTTAAAGGTAGCATCTCCTCTGTGCTCGTCTAAGCCCTCCCCCTGCTTCAGAGCAGAGCGAAGAATGGACCGCAATTTATGTCTCATTCAACATTAAGCAAACACTGAGTATTATCATACCGAATGCCtaaaacaaacatgacacatGACAACGCGCATTGAGCTAAGGCTCGCACACAGACGGGGTAAATTAAGCGCAGCAGGgcaaggaggcatttcattggttctttccaagcgGACCGTGAGGCAGTGATTGGTTGCCGATTTTACACGATATAGATGACAGatatttttgctgctttttagaggccatacttttttttttttgctgtcaagATGTTAAGACCActtcaaacaataaataaaaagagtatATTGGACATAGTTACCAACCGTGCCTTTAACTGCATTCAATTACAGAGATAAAGAGAATGAGCAATCTGGATGATCACtgtgtccagtgtgtgtgtgtgaggaaggcTGAAGGCTTGGTGAACCATCTAAAGcctttgttttaatataaattgATTTCAGTTGAGAACATAAGCTCCAACGTAGTGTTTGACATGTTAGAAATAGGGctgaaaataattatataatgtcTTTCAAATGAGTAAGCGCtaaatcttttcattttgtaactgttttatcATGAAACCACTGGATGGCgataaacaactaaaaaacaacagcatcctcttaaaataaataggtttctatttgtattcatttctgtgaacacatcacacaggtgttttttttcttgcattatCCTACACCGATTTCTCTAGTAAGCCTTAGTCAGCAGCACACCTTTGTCTTTGCCCTGGTAGTCTACAGTGAGGTGCAGCAAAGGCAGGAGGTTGTCGTCGTCCAGGAGCACCTTATGAGCCGCCTGCTGAAAGGCCACATTCACATCTGTGGAACAGAAAACacataacaataaaatacataaagttCTGTCACCAGAAATAGTTACCAAGTCCTGACTGTACATGCatttcatgaaataaaaactgctGTGCGAGACGACTGCAGCCTTGATGCAGGCTGGTGCTGTACATTAACACTCAAGCCCAATCTGGCCCTCCGCTTCGCCTCGAGTGCTTGTTCACATGTAGGTTTCTCGACATTAGGAGGCCGGTTGTTACCGGTGGGGACATTGGAGCAGCAACAACTACACAAGCATTCAGTGCAATTTAACTACTGAGCAATGAAGGAAAAGTACTACACAAACTACAGATCTTAAGGCAGGTTTGACTTTTCAAATGTACCGTGCTCAGTGACGGCTGTTGGAGGTGTCTTCAGCATCTGCTGCGCGAGGTCAATAAAAACTTGGTAGAGCTCGCCACGACCCAGCAAGTAGAAGTCCTTAATAATCTGGAAGAAAATAGAAACGTCAACACTGTTGATTTCGCACAGATTTATGACCCAGAAGCGAGTGAGATTAATCCAAACCTTGAGCTGTTCGAGCAGGTCTGACTCCTCCACCATTAACGTCCAAAGATGCTGCAAGTCAGTCAGAAGGTATTTAATGTTGTCACCTTGAGCGCGTGGTAGCTTACATGAAATAATGCAGAACTTCATGAGCTCACCTCTGCCACGGTGCTCCTGATGCGATCAATCAAATTTTCAAAATCCACCAGGCTGAAAAGAGGCTGTTGTTTGAGTCTGTGCAGCTCGGCAGCAAACATGTCCTCCTGGTGCTTCAGTATGGAGcctaaaataacaaacacataatGCGTTGTTTAATCAAAGTCAGGGCTTCTTAAAGTCCGGACCAAGGTCTGCAGTCCGCCTGAACGGAAAGTCAATCAGGACCTAGCCCAGCAATATGTTATACAGTgcaacattttctattttgaaattaatGTTCTATAGATCAATACATTGTTGAATATGCTGTAGTGGTGTGACGGACGGATttgggagaggagagggaacGGGGGcgggttttattttgtgtgtgtaaaatttTCCACTACCTGTCTCAGCACAAAAGACCTTTGAGTGATTTAAAAACCCTGctctaaatgaaataaacaagatTCACTTTGCACGATAGATTACCAGCTCTAGATGGGCTGTGGTTGTGGTTTTCAAACATCTGGACAGACTCTCCAACAAAGAGGATCTTCTCAGCCACTCTGATGGGAATGTAAGAAGGAAGCATCTCCGTCCGCAGCGAGAACTGCTGCAGAGACGGGGCCAGCATGTTCTCCTCCTCGATCAGCCTCTGCACCACAACACAGAAGCACATTATTAAAAACTCTGTTTAAATATACGTGCTGATCCCTTGgcctgtgtgtctgactgtagTTCTCACCAGGTCCTGTAGTTCTCTGAGCTGTTTCCCGCTCAAGCCTCCCAGCCCcaggtcctcctcctcctcctcctggttGGCAGCAGCTCCTCCTGCACTGGGCCCCTGCTTCACGAAAAACTCCTCGCTTTGGTCCAGCAGCAACCCGTGTAGCATCCAAGCTGCGAGCTGCTTGTACATCACACCATGGCACACAGCAAGGATCCTGCAGAATGTatataacaacaacacaaagacacacaaaaagatgtCTGTATCTTAGTGTGACATGGTAAATCAGTGAATATGAAAATACAGAGGACTTTATAACATGTATTGTAGTGCATGACAATGCACATTGCAGCTCAAACACCCACAAAACGGTGCAAAgacatgtttaacaaaaaagcAGATATCAATCCTACACTGTATTTGAGCTTTGCCCAATTCTACCCCCAtaactgttttctttatttgtgacCATAACTAGCCCCAAcgggcaccgtcagacaccaagatcctgggtctgtcctaaaaggaagttttcctcaccacCCGAGGTTTCTCTCTAAtgggaagtttttcctcgccactgttgtactccgtgcttgctcttgggggaattactggaattgttgagtctttgtaaattatagagtgtggtctagacctactctacctgtaaagtgtctcaagataactctgaATTGATGCtatacataaaattgaattttattaACCCTCCAAAATAAGAAAGATGAGGGGTAGCGTTAAAATAACTTATAATAATGGAACAGAGGGCCAGTTATTTTACTTAATCTAGTTTAAAGCTGTGTCATATTTCTTGAACTATTTGTAAGGGTGTTACAGGGTAGCTATCTCAAAATCTCTTTGAAAGGACATGGGGAGAGCTAAACAGTTACTTCTTCAGACAGGTTTTGAGCTGGCACCACACAATCAAAAGAAGATGGGAGTCATTTTAATACACATGCAACATCTAAAGTTAATAAAGTGTCAAATATCCATGAACTACCACAATGCGAGATTTTTACAAAGTGAAAGCACATGCAGTGAAGGAAGGACACACCGACACCTCATGGCACCCTATACCAAAACACCCATTAAAACAGGGTTACTAGGTGTGTCTATATCACTTTAGCATTACAAGGGAGcatgttgttttgtattaaGGGCATAGCTCACCTCAATGACGTAAACGCCACTTTAAAACTTGCGTTAAGGTCTTTCCCAAGGAGACTTACTTTTCCAAGGCCATGCGTACAGGTGGAAGCCCCCCACAGCTGTGCTTGTACACCGTCTCCAGGATCTGACAGCCATGGATCTAAAGCAGCACGCACCAGACAAGTACACAGCAGTCAGTTCTGTCACCCAGCTGGTagttttctatttcattttctttaaaaagcacTAGCTTTTATGTCATGTTTTGGTGGTCTCTTTGTTCATTTAGTTTGCATAGAATGTACTTAGAAGGGAGTTTCACCCTAAAACAATACTTGTGTTTGCGAGTTGCTGACCAAGTTGTAGAGCAAGTTTTAGCAAATTAAAATTCAGAGGATGTGACAATATGACATCATTAATTAATCATTAGTAACTAACCCAAGATGgcatctcattgctgctttccAACTCAAGACAAAATttgtgttttctcacttttacTAAGGTTTCCTGCGGTTACAGACATAATTTTTGCTCAATTTATTATTTGGGCTTTCTTGTGAAGTGGAGGCCTGTCGCAGCCCTTTTTGGTTCACCAATTTGTCCCCTTACACACAAGCAAATTTCTTGCAAGAGAAAACTTACTCTGGTAATAAATATGATTTTCATCCTCTAATCATGTGCAACATGGGCGGCACTGTACACCGCCCTGATATGCTGGTGAACTATTGATAAACAATGCTTACCTTCTGTGATTTTATTGACTCTACAACCACCATCACAGAAGGAAACAGCAACTGGAACTTAAAGGAAAAGCACAGTGTTAGACAAACATATGTTTAACTGTAGAAAGACTTCCCACTGtgagtgtttttcttatttatttagtgGTTAAAATGATCTCTCTAGAGGTTTAATTCATGCTTTACCTGATCGAGCTTGTAATTCACATGAGATATTGTCAGATGTGGATCTCCaagaaactaaaacacacacataaacacacgtTAAAAGAGCACCGTGTCCCATGATGCTTCCTCATTTATTCTCGTTGGCTGTGTCATTATTTTACCTCTTGTTCAAGGTCCAGCAGGGCCTGCCTGTACGGCTGCAGTATAGAGTCCAGCCCAGTGCAGAAAGCCCGTAAGTAAATTCCATGAAGTCCCGTCTGGTTGGGCTGGTTCGTATGATGTTCCTGAAGAaacaatggttaaaaaaatcCAGGAAGCATGATTCATCCCTTTTATTAACAGAGAAACCCTATCTTACACAGGGGAAGCTAAAGTACTCTTTAACAACCTAAACGTCTGCATATCTGGCTGTAACAACTCTACAGATGCAGCTTAGTGTCAACAGTAGAGATACAACTAAACAGATTTCTTACATAGACTAAAGTTAGTATTCATATTAAAAGGTGAATCTCTAAATTGCCATTTTAGATTTGAAATTTGTAGATAAAAGCTAAAGATCTAAAATGATGTTATATGGCATCAAGGCACTTTACTCACTTGTTGATGCAcatggcctgtgtgttgttctaTGAACTCTGTAAAGCGCATGTAATCTGAGCCCAGTTTAGAGAGCCGGTTGAGGACACTGGTC
The Etheostoma cragini isolate CJK2018 chromosome 1, CSU_Ecrag_1.0, whole genome shotgun sequence genome window above contains:
- the tubgcp4 gene encoding gamma-tubulin complex component 4 yields the protein MIHELLLALSGYPGTIFTWNKRTGLQVSQDLPFLHPSETSVLNRLSKLGSDYMRFTEFIEQHTGHVHQQEHHTNQPNQTGLHGIYLRAFCTGLDSILQPYRQALLDLEQEFLGDPHLTISHVNYKLDQFQLLFPSVMVVVESIKSQKIHGCQILETVYKHSCGGLPPVRMALEKILAVCHGVMYKQLAAWMLHGLLLDQSEEFFVKQGPSAGGAAANQEEEEEDLGLGGLSGKQLRELQDLRLIEEENMLAPSLQQFSLRTEMLPSYIPIRVAEKILFVGESVQMFENHNHSPSRAGSILKHQEDMFAAELHRLKQQPLFSLVDFENLIDRIRSTVAEHLWTLMVEESDLLEQLKIIKDFYLLGRGELYQVFIDLAQQMLKTPPTAVTEHDVNVAFQQAAHKVLLDDDNLLPLLHLTVDYQGKDKEATGARDGATPPQDTSPREVPPSGWAALGLTYKVQWPLHILFTPAILEKYNVVFRYLLSVRRVQSQLQHCWALQMQRKHLKSSQTDAVKWRLRNHMAFLIDNLQYYLQVDVLESQFSQLLQQINSTRDFESIRLAHDHFLSNLLAQSFILLKPVFHCLNEILELCQTFCSLVSQSVMSLDERGTAQLDILVKGFRRQSSLLFKILSSVRNHQINSDLAQLLLRLDYNKYYTQAGGTLGSI